A DNA window from Rubripirellula tenax contains the following coding sequences:
- a CDS encoding trypsin-like peptidase domain-containing protein, translating to MRLNKQASRAAFCLMTAAAFVGTLVMAETSAGQSPSRRVSDIRETPTVLAIRRVSPAVVNIHGQKTVRSTAAGMAGAEGPESFRQVNGMGTGVVIDPRGYVITNYHVVEDVDDIQVTLASGETTTAELVSARIRNDLALIKVNVRDPLPTIPRGTSSDLMIGESVIAIGNAYGYVHTSTQGIISALHRDVPVNDTQEYRDLIQISAGINPGNSGGPLLNITGEMIGVNVAVRVGAQQIAFAIPIDQVIEVVTEMIEQHNESRLSTGLRASGGPRDGDGVTIANVSASSPAAREGLKPGDRVVRVGSQPINSRLDFALAMLDSNPGSPLELGIERSGKRIDLAVVGEGATSNNQSVAELAWNVLGIQAKPVADATMRRLNQRMKTPYRGGLYITRVRPGSAADHQGIAAGDVLLGIHGWQTSSMNDLAGILEHPDMQRGPRAKFYLVRKEQTLFGHLQLAAQPTATVRH from the coding sequence ATGCGACTGAACAAACAAGCATCCCGCGCCGCGTTCTGTCTGATGACCGCCGCCGCATTCGTCGGCACGTTGGTCATGGCAGAAACGTCGGCCGGTCAATCGCCATCGCGACGAGTTTCCGATATTCGTGAAACCCCGACCGTTTTGGCTATTCGACGAGTCTCACCGGCCGTCGTCAATATTCATGGTCAGAAAACGGTTCGCTCTACCGCAGCCGGAATGGCCGGTGCCGAAGGCCCTGAGTCGTTTCGCCAAGTCAACGGCATGGGCACCGGAGTCGTCATCGATCCGCGTGGCTATGTGATCACCAACTATCACGTCGTCGAAGATGTCGACGACATCCAAGTCACGCTGGCGTCCGGCGAGACCACGACGGCCGAGTTGGTATCCGCAAGAATTCGCAACGACTTAGCATTGATCAAAGTCAACGTTCGCGATCCTTTGCCCACCATCCCTCGCGGGACCAGCAGCGATTTGATGATCGGCGAGAGTGTGATCGCGATCGGTAACGCGTACGGCTATGTCCACACCAGCACACAAGGCATCATCAGCGCTCTGCACCGCGACGTGCCCGTCAACGATACGCAAGAGTACCGTGACCTGATTCAAATCAGTGCCGGAATTAACCCAGGCAACTCGGGTGGACCGCTACTGAACATCACCGGTGAAATGATCGGTGTGAACGTTGCGGTTCGTGTCGGTGCACAACAGATCGCGTTTGCGATTCCGATCGATCAAGTGATCGAGGTTGTGACCGAGATGATCGAACAACATAATGAAAGTCGTTTGTCGACCGGCTTGCGAGCCAGCGGCGGACCGCGCGACGGCGACGGTGTTACCATCGCCAATGTCTCCGCCAGCAGTCCAGCCGCACGGGAGGGATTGAAGCCAGGAGACCGCGTGGTCCGCGTTGGCTCGCAACCGATCAACAGCCGATTGGACTTCGCATTAGCGATGCTCGATTCCAACCCCGGTTCACCGCTCGAATTGGGCATCGAACGATCGGGCAAGCGAATCGATCTTGCGGTCGTCGGCGAAGGGGCGACTTCCAACAACCAATCGGTGGCCGAACTTGCTTGGAACGTCCTGGGCATTCAAGCCAAGCCCGTTGCCGATGCAACCATGCGTCGTCTGAACCAGCGGATGAAGACGCCTTATCGCGGCGGACTCTACATCACTCGCGTCCGTCCCGGTTCGGCCGCCGATCACCAGGGCATTGCCGCCGGTGATGTGCTGTTGGGCATCCACGGTTGGCAAACGTCGTCGATGAATGATTTGGCCGGCATCTTGGAACATCCCGACATGCAACGTGGACCGCGAGCCAAGTTCTACTTGGTTCGCAAAGAACAAACGTTGTTCGGGCATCTGCAATTGGCGGCCCAGCCGACGGCGACCGTGCGGCACTAG
- a CDS encoding phosphatidylinositol-specific phospholipase C1-like protein, giving the protein MRIRVLTIGLVLFGCLQGGSLAFSQDLRLNQIQTIGTHNSYHLAPPPEILRLIELFSSEGAEALNYSHLPIAEQLGTHKIRQIELDIYADPEGGLFANPAGHECLPKTEATEKSHPKATGALSRPGMKVIHSPGFDYRSTVSTFVDGLTKIRNWSQSNPDHIPILVLVELKDSVVGPDPVVPLAFDSDLLDAVDAEIRSVFADDEMILPDQIRGSDKTLRDALSQRGWPTVNASRGRVWFALDNEDATRERYLEKHPTLENRVMFVSVDANHPAAGFMKLNDPIGKFKKIQNAVKQGFIVRTRADAETHEARTNDTTRRDRAFESGAQYISTDYPIADKRLSQYQVQLPNQAEYRRNPQARNRKPRIDNANK; this is encoded by the coding sequence ATGCGAATCCGTGTGCTCACGATCGGGCTTGTCCTTTTCGGCTGTCTCCAAGGCGGCAGCCTAGCGTTTTCGCAAGACTTGCGTCTCAACCAGATTCAAACCATCGGTACACACAATTCCTATCATCTGGCACCGCCACCGGAGATTCTGCGTCTGATCGAACTCTTTTCGTCCGAGGGTGCCGAGGCGCTGAACTACTCGCACCTTCCCATCGCCGAACAACTTGGTACGCACAAGATTCGACAAATCGAATTGGACATCTATGCAGACCCCGAGGGCGGATTGTTTGCGAACCCCGCCGGTCACGAGTGTTTGCCCAAGACCGAGGCGACCGAAAAATCTCACCCCAAAGCAACCGGCGCGCTGAGCCGTCCCGGGATGAAAGTCATTCATTCGCCAGGTTTCGATTATCGCAGCACTGTGTCAACGTTTGTCGACGGACTCACAAAGATTCGCAATTGGTCCCAGTCGAATCCTGACCACATTCCAATTCTCGTTTTGGTCGAACTCAAAGATTCCGTCGTGGGCCCTGATCCGGTCGTGCCCCTTGCTTTCGATTCGGATTTACTGGACGCGGTCGATGCCGAGATCCGCAGTGTCTTTGCGGACGACGAAATGATTCTGCCCGACCAGATCCGTGGGTCAGACAAGACTCTGCGCGACGCACTTTCGCAGCGAGGTTGGCCGACCGTCAACGCGTCTCGCGGGCGAGTGTGGTTTGCCCTGGACAACGAAGACGCAACCCGCGAACGCTATCTCGAAAAGCATCCGACACTCGAGAACCGAGTGATGTTCGTCTCGGTCGATGCGAATCATCCAGCCGCCGGATTCATGAAGCTAAACGATCCGATCGGAAAATTCAAAAAGATTCAAAACGCCGTGAAGCAAGGGTTCATCGTTCGCACACGCGCGGACGCAGAAACACACGAAGCGAGAACCAATGACACGACACGGCGCGATCGAGCCTTCGAAAGCGGCGCCCAATACATCAGCACCGATTATCCGATCGCTGACAAGCGACTCTCGCAGTACCAAGTGCAACTACCCAACCAAGCCGAGTACCGACGGAACCCACAAGCAAGAAACAGAAAACCTCGCATCGATAATGCAAACAAATGA
- a CDS encoding redoxin family protein produces the protein MLTLRFAMTAVLFVISGAALSAKEAAPDSPKVGDVAPDFNLPVVGNDDMMKLSDECKNGPVVVVVLRGFPGYQCPLCSRQVGALANRAKTIGEKASRIILVYPGEASMLDKHAEDFMGPRTLPDPIVMVRDPDMKMVDTWGLRWNAPRETAYPATFVLDENGKVAMKLVSDSHAGRSTADDIIRALKKL, from the coding sequence ATGTTGACTCTACGATTCGCTATGACTGCTGTGTTGTTCGTGATCAGCGGAGCAGCGCTTTCGGCCAAAGAAGCCGCGCCTGATTCGCCCAAAGTCGGTGACGTCGCGCCCGATTTCAATCTGCCCGTCGTCGGTAACGACGACATGATGAAGTTGAGCGACGAGTGCAAAAACGGGCCTGTCGTCGTAGTGGTGCTGCGCGGTTTTCCGGGTTACCAGTGTCCATTATGCAGCCGACAAGTCGGCGCGCTGGCAAACCGTGCCAAAACGATCGGCGAAAAGGCATCGCGAATCATCTTGGTCTATCCCGGTGAAGCATCGATGCTGGACAAGCATGCGGAAGATTTCATGGGACCGCGAACGCTACCCGATCCGATCGTGATGGTGCGTGACCCGGATATGAAAATGGTGGACACGTGGGGTCTGCGTTGGAATGCGCCGCGCGAGACGGCCTACCCGGCCACGTTTGTCCTGGATGAAAACGGAAAAGTCGCCATGAAATTGGTAAGCGATTCGCATGCCGGTCGCAGCACGGCCGACGATATCATCCGAGCGCTGAAGAAGCTGTAG
- a CDS encoding rhomboid family intramembrane serine protease: MGLYDRDYGRDEPTAWDRVEKPRSMAITLIVINVVVFLIDAIIAKQGDGGRESILAPWFAISADTLIQPWNWFQFLTYGFLHDIRGPFHVLFNMIGLYFFGRIIEQRIGQMEFLRFYLVGLFAGGVVGSITHAAMYGFGSPVTTIGASGAVIATVILFALYYPHEKIHLMAVFPVEAWIVAVLYVGMDLLGALRAMTGGAAGNTAFTVHLAGAAFALAYFYQRWNLSFLAASGIADLPARMRDRSRRMKLKLHDPDKKLVEEAEDADRILAKIHKQGESSLTASERKTLERYSRRQREKRNQ, from the coding sequence ATGGGGCTTTACGACCGCGATTACGGACGCGACGAACCGACTGCTTGGGATCGGGTCGAGAAGCCACGAAGCATGGCGATCACGCTGATCGTGATCAATGTGGTCGTTTTCCTGATCGATGCGATTATTGCGAAACAGGGCGACGGCGGCCGCGAGAGCATTCTGGCGCCGTGGTTTGCGATCTCGGCCGACACGCTGATCCAGCCTTGGAATTGGTTTCAATTTCTGACCTACGGATTTTTGCACGACATCCGCGGACCGTTCCACGTGCTGTTCAACATGATCGGGCTCTATTTCTTTGGCCGGATCATCGAACAGCGGATCGGTCAGATGGAGTTCCTGAGGTTCTATCTGGTCGGTTTGTTCGCCGGCGGTGTTGTCGGCAGCATTACGCATGCGGCGATGTACGGTTTTGGCAGTCCGGTTACGACGATCGGGGCCAGCGGTGCGGTCATTGCGACGGTGATCTTGTTCGCCTTGTACTACCCGCATGAAAAGATTCACTTGATGGCAGTATTCCCCGTCGAAGCGTGGATCGTGGCGGTCTTGTACGTGGGGATGGATCTGCTGGGGGCCCTTCGCGCCATGACGGGCGGGGCGGCCGGCAACACTGCTTTTACGGTCCACTTGGCCGGTGCGGCATTCGCTTTGGCATATTTCTATCAGCGTTGGAATCTCAGCTTTTTGGCCGCATCAGGGATCGCAGATCTTCCGGCGCGGATGCGAGACCGTTCGCGGCGTATGAAGTTGAAACTTCATGATCCGGACAAAAAACTTGTGGAAGAAGCAGAAGATGCGGACCGAATTCTGGCTAAAATCCATAAGCAGGGTGAATCCAGCCTGACCGCATCGGAACGAAAGACACTCGAACGATACAGCCGAAGACAACGCGAAAAAAGAAACCAATGA
- a CDS encoding sugar phosphate isomerase/epimerase family protein: MTRRQLIGGAATAGLATWLARPLAAMADESGDASAGHGPLPYLDRIGLQLYTLRNQMADDPAATLDAVAKAGYRQIELMSINDEAVKIAAMARDRGMMVHSAFMDFNAITNPDGKDVISVDRTIEIAERIGLRHVVFGYVARDQRDTIEKCQRITDAANVAAEKTRNAGMRMCYHNHSFEFAKLDDGSTRAFDIFVEGFDPQFMEFELDVFWVKIGGEDPIAMMKKLAGRISQVHLKDLKPDVGTITDEGKVPTDAFQEIGDGVIDMPAVMRLAQEIGVGECHVEQDQSPAPLESIVQSIQYLEKKNG, encoded by the coding sequence ATGACACGGCGACAATTGATCGGCGGCGCCGCCACGGCGGGACTGGCCACTTGGTTGGCACGCCCTCTGGCAGCGATGGCGGACGAATCGGGCGACGCATCGGCCGGCCACGGACCACTGCCCTACCTCGACCGCATCGGGTTGCAACTCTATACGCTTCGCAACCAAATGGCAGACGATCCGGCCGCCACGCTGGATGCCGTTGCCAAAGCGGGTTACCGCCAAATTGAACTGATGTCGATCAATGACGAAGCCGTCAAGATCGCCGCGATGGCGCGCGATCGCGGCATGATGGTGCACAGCGCGTTCATGGACTTCAATGCCATCACCAATCCCGACGGCAAGGACGTGATATCCGTCGACCGTACCATCGAGATTGCCGAGCGGATCGGACTGCGTCACGTCGTGTTCGGCTACGTCGCGCGCGACCAGCGCGACACGATCGAAAAGTGCCAACGCATCACCGACGCGGCCAACGTCGCAGCCGAAAAGACACGCAATGCCGGCATGCGAATGTGTTACCACAACCATTCGTTTGAGTTCGCGAAACTCGACGACGGATCCACAAGAGCGTTTGATATTTTCGTCGAAGGATTTGATCCGCAGTTCATGGAATTTGAATTGGATGTGTTTTGGGTCAAGATCGGTGGGGAAGATCCGATCGCGATGATGAAAAAGTTGGCCGGCCGAATCTCGCAAGTTCACCTGAAAGACTTGAAGCCGGATGTCGGAACCATCACGGATGAAGGCAAAGTTCCCACCGATGCCTTTCAAGAGATCGGTGATGGAGTGATCGATATGCCAGCGGTCATGCGGTTGGCCCAAGAAATTGGGGTCGGCGAATGCCACGTCGAACAAGACCAATCGCCAGCGCCGCTGGAAAGCATTGTGCAAAGCATCCAATACCTTGAAAAAAAGAACGGCTGA
- a CDS encoding sugar phosphate nucleotidyltransferase, with translation MQVRKAVITAAAPNQNRLPLQQLVDANGDEKTALQLIIEETVLAGVEEICLVIRPGDHAAYQSAAGSHLGSLRFFEQPGPLGYADAISRAKDFVGDEPFLHLVGDHLYVSADEIPCAKQLVSIASEFECCVSAVQSTRENNLPYFGIVSGPNVPRRQRLYEIQRVVEKPTPTFAEQELVTPGLRVGHYLGFFGMHVLTGEVMPLIDRLLTDSQSAGPSQKKPTLSDAAALLPSRGRYLAYEIQGSRYNLGIKYGLLKAQLAIGLSGIDREQILAEMIDLLSHRLEAQTAS, from the coding sequence ATGCAGGTCCGCAAGGCCGTCATCACGGCAGCCGCCCCCAACCAAAACCGCCTGCCGCTTCAACAATTGGTCGATGCGAACGGCGACGAGAAGACGGCGCTGCAATTGATCATCGAAGAGACCGTTCTTGCCGGTGTCGAAGAGATTTGTTTGGTCATCAGACCCGGCGACCATGCGGCGTATCAGTCGGCTGCGGGATCTCACTTGGGCAGTTTGCGATTCTTCGAACAACCTGGTCCGCTGGGATACGCCGACGCGATTTCTCGTGCCAAAGACTTTGTCGGCGACGAACCGTTCTTGCACTTGGTCGGCGACCACTTGTACGTCAGCGCCGATGAAATCCCCTGTGCCAAGCAATTGGTCAGCATCGCGTCAGAATTTGAGTGTTGTGTTTCGGCCGTTCAATCGACTCGCGAAAACAATCTTCCGTACTTCGGAATCGTATCCGGCCCCAACGTGCCGCGCCGACAGCGACTTTACGAAATCCAACGGGTCGTCGAGAAACCGACACCGACGTTTGCCGAACAAGAATTGGTGACGCCCGGGCTTCGCGTCGGACATTATCTGGGCTTCTTTGGCATGCACGTGTTGACGGGTGAAGTGATGCCGCTGATCGATCGTTTGCTGACCGATTCGCAATCCGCGGGACCATCACAAAAGAAACCGACGCTGTCGGATGCTGCCGCACTGCTGCCGTCACGCGGCCGCTATTTGGCGTACGAAATTCAAGGGTCTCGCTACAACTTGGGAATCAAATACGGTTTGCTCAAGGCTCAATTGGCGATTGGTTTGTCAGGCATCGACCGGGAACAGATCTTGGCCGAGATGATCGATCTGTTGTCGCATCGTTTAGAGGCACAAACCGCGTCATGA
- a CDS encoding metallophosphoesterase family protein, with protein sequence MKFVWTTDPHFDHVPAAVWQSWVADIASKSPDGLWITGDISEGDDVVVQLRRLAAAVDVPVYFVLGNHDFYHRSIADTRRDVIAATRDDQRLVYLTDCQPIELTVGVFLIGEDGWGDATVGDFDASPIRLRDFDMIEDLSRLPKEHLKDQLAQLGRESAERLEDKMASLPPHARQVIVLTHLPPYREACWYEGRTADDDWAPSFVCGEIGRVLTSYNQLHPSIRVEVFCGHTHHEGVYKVDENLVVRTGSSTYGAPEIEAVIELL encoded by the coding sequence TTGAAATTCGTTTGGACGACTGATCCGCATTTTGACCACGTTCCCGCCGCGGTTTGGCAATCGTGGGTTGCCGACATCGCATCAAAGTCGCCCGACGGTCTATGGATCACGGGCGACATTTCCGAAGGCGATGATGTCGTCGTCCAACTGCGCCGCTTGGCCGCTGCGGTGGATGTGCCGGTTTATTTTGTGCTGGGAAATCATGACTTCTATCACCGATCGATTGCCGACACCCGCCGCGATGTGATCGCCGCGACGCGAGACGATCAACGGCTTGTCTATTTGACGGACTGTCAACCGATCGAGCTGACCGTTGGCGTGTTCTTGATTGGCGAAGACGGCTGGGGCGATGCGACGGTCGGCGATTTTGACGCGTCGCCGATCCGGCTTCGCGACTTCGATATGATCGAAGATCTCAGCCGATTGCCAAAAGAGCATCTGAAAGACCAGCTTGCCCAATTGGGCCGAGAATCGGCCGAGCGATTGGAAGACAAGATGGCATCGTTGCCGCCACATGCACGACAAGTCATCGTGCTGACGCACTTGCCACCGTACCGAGAAGCGTGCTGGTACGAAGGCCGAACGGCCGACGACGATTGGGCGCCATCGTTCGTGTGTGGCGAGATCGGCCGGGTGCTGACAAGTTACAACCAATTGCACCCGAGCATCCGCGTCGAAGTGTTTTGCGGGCACACACACCACGAGGGTGTCTACAAAGTGGACGAGAATTTGGTTGTTCGAACAGGATCGTCAACCTATGGAGCGCCCGAGATCGAAGCCGTGATCGAACTTCTTTGA
- a CDS encoding S41 family peptidase codes for MPPRNLNIIIIAAAISLLCYSTHRRVRPAMIVGDALNLIDMFYVDPVDDDELLTAAMNGMTSTLDENSEYIPGDDYVTFQDSINQEFAGIGIFVEASEDGGPVRVKTPLVGSPALKAGFRPGDLIVRVDNEDVSKMPLPDVSTRLRGPIGTSVNVSVKRLAKTENVDASSNENVAEPVFEIKDLVVQRARIELESVAGDYRDENDRWVFRLREDPTIAYIRLTSFGDKSTDEMTAALKGLDNNYRALVFDLRGNGGGLLHTAADIADMFLDSGNIVSTRTRGGVIESNFDANGGTLVDSKIPIAILIDGNSASASEIVAACLQDNNRATIVGTRSFGKGTVQNILPLQYGRSALRLTVARYYRPSGANIHRATDAKPEDEWGVTPNDTMLVELDEASLLKVSQRWSESAYPALVVDEVLDPNAESSTTIDPQLRRAVEVLKEKMESATPQAAAA; via the coding sequence ATGCCCCCTCGCAATTTAAACATCATTATCATCGCAGCCGCGATCAGTCTGCTGTGTTATTCGACCCATCGGCGGGTTCGTCCGGCGATGATCGTTGGTGACGCCTTGAATCTGATCGATATGTTCTACGTCGATCCCGTGGACGACGACGAATTACTGACCGCGGCGATGAACGGCATGACGTCAACGCTGGATGAAAACAGCGAATACATCCCCGGCGACGATTACGTCACATTTCAAGACAGCATCAATCAAGAATTTGCCGGCATTGGTATTTTTGTCGAAGCATCGGAAGACGGCGGTCCGGTCCGAGTCAAAACGCCATTGGTGGGATCGCCAGCGCTGAAGGCCGGTTTTCGACCGGGCGACCTGATCGTGCGAGTCGACAACGAAGACGTTTCCAAGATGCCGCTTCCGGATGTCAGCACACGGTTGCGGGGACCGATCGGCACGTCGGTCAATGTCAGCGTCAAACGACTGGCAAAGACTGAAAACGTCGACGCATCATCCAACGAAAACGTCGCTGAACCCGTTTTTGAAATCAAAGACTTGGTCGTCCAGCGAGCCCGCATCGAACTGGAATCGGTGGCGGGCGACTATCGCGACGAAAATGATCGTTGGGTGTTTCGGCTGCGCGAGGATCCGACGATCGCCTACATTCGATTGACAAGTTTTGGTGACAAGTCGACGGACGAGATGACGGCGGCGCTGAAAGGACTGGACAACAACTATCGCGCGCTCGTGTTCGATCTTCGCGGCAACGGTGGCGGGCTGTTGCACACGGCGGCCGACATCGCAGACATGTTTTTGGATTCGGGCAACATCGTTTCGACACGAACGCGCGGCGGTGTGATCGAATCCAATTTTGACGCCAATGGAGGCACCTTGGTCGATTCAAAAATCCCGATCGCAATTCTGATCGATGGCAATTCGGCTAGTGCCTCGGAAATCGTTGCCGCATGTTTGCAGGACAACAACCGCGCGACAATCGTCGGAACTCGAAGCTTTGGCAAAGGCACCGTACAGAACATCTTGCCGTTGCAATACGGACGCAGCGCCCTTCGTTTGACCGTGGCAAGGTATTACCGACCCAGCGGCGCCAACATCCATCGCGCCACGGACGCTAAACCGGAAGACGAATGGGGTGTCACGCCCAACGACACGATGCTGGTCGAATTGGACGAAGCGAGCCTGCTGAAAGTTTCCCAACGTTGGTCCGAATCGGCCTATCCCGCCTTGGTCGTCGACGAGGTGTTGGACCCCAATGCGGAATCCAGCACCACCATCGACCCGCAATTGCGGCGAGCGGTCGAAGTACTCAAAGAGAAGATGGAATCCGCGACACCCCAAGCTGCTGCGGCTTAG
- a CDS encoding DUF4013 domain-containing protein: MSQAILTTEQSIAEQMIIGEIPDDEPPIVATLVRPGKLRRCGAAIAWAARGSFCIASLIVLLAILTAIPLLQLIAFGYLLSVSGGLASGAKFRDALPKLSEAGQIGMTLLAVLIAALPTQLLTHWESVASLIQPGSNQAAMIRVAAIAASLFATGYLLWAWVRGGKLRHYLWPEPKRFVKQAWRPSTWTSMPDRLWDFTVSLNLPTYFWLGLRGALGTLVWLIPAMIIIAAFRNGETGLAGLVGFVSLVLLGIALMYLPMLQAHFAAENRIGALFEVRRIRSDFRRAPWAWLAAMVCGLVILPIPLYLLKIEATPREVVWLPCLIFVAFILPARIAEGLALRRARSRPEPVGRWATISRRTVRVLLVPVVAVYLLFVYVSQYTSWDGLQTWVQQHAILIPVPFLGGT; encoded by the coding sequence GTGAGCCAAGCGATTCTCACTACCGAACAATCGATTGCCGAGCAAATGATCATCGGCGAAATTCCCGATGACGAACCACCCATCGTCGCAACGCTTGTGCGGCCAGGCAAACTTCGACGGTGCGGCGCGGCGATCGCGTGGGCCGCCCGTGGTTCATTCTGTATCGCATCCCTGATTGTGTTGCTTGCAATCTTGACTGCGATACCGCTTCTTCAGTTGATCGCGTTCGGCTATTTGTTGTCCGTTAGCGGTGGCCTGGCATCGGGCGCAAAGTTTCGCGATGCGTTGCCCAAGTTGAGTGAAGCAGGCCAGATCGGCATGACGCTGCTAGCCGTGTTGATCGCCGCCCTGCCGACACAATTGCTAACGCATTGGGAATCGGTCGCTTCGTTGATACAGCCGGGATCGAACCAGGCCGCCATGATCCGCGTCGCCGCCATCGCCGCGTCGCTATTCGCGACGGGGTATTTGTTGTGGGCGTGGGTCCGAGGCGGCAAACTTCGCCACTACCTGTGGCCGGAACCGAAACGTTTCGTGAAACAGGCATGGCGACCATCGACGTGGACTTCGATGCCCGATCGATTGTGGGACTTCACCGTTTCATTGAATCTGCCAACCTACTTTTGGTTGGGACTTCGCGGCGCGTTGGGGACTTTGGTTTGGTTGATTCCCGCGATGATCATCATCGCCGCGTTTCGCAATGGTGAAACCGGCTTGGCGGGCTTGGTCGGCTTCGTCTCGTTGGTGCTTTTGGGCATTGCGCTGATGTACTTGCCGATGTTGCAAGCACACTTTGCGGCGGAGAATCGTATCGGCGCGCTATTCGAGGTCCGCCGCATCCGCAGTGATTTTCGTCGCGCACCGTGGGCTTGGTTGGCGGCGATGGTTTGCGGTTTAGTGATCTTGCCGATCCCCTTGTACCTGTTGAAGATCGAAGCCACGCCTCGCGAAGTCGTGTGGTTACCGTGCTTGATTTTCGTCGCGTTCATCCTGCCGGCGCGAATCGCCGAGGGATTGGCCCTTCGCCGCGCCCGATCGCGGCCGGAACCCGTCGGCCGCTGGGCAACGATCTCGCGACGGACCGTTCGCGTGTTGTTGGTACCGGTGGTCGCGGTGTACCTGTTGTTCGTCTACGTCAGCCAGTACACCAGTTGGGACGGACTGCAGACGTGGGTTCAACAGCATGCGATTTTGATTCCGGTGCCGTTTTTGGGCGGAACGTAG
- a CDS encoding GxxExxY protein codes for MEANPRSIITSRTDLSDGQVHKICDTIRECGFGLHRYLGSGFREKVYERGMIHRMTKAGLAIRVQLQVKIFDEDGTELIEETMDLIVENVLILERKAVRETSDADVAQLLGYLKATNFRHGLLINFGNSRFFIKKYVM; via the coding sequence ATGGAAGCCAATCCCAGGTCGATCATCACTTCGCGAACCGATCTTTCGGATGGCCAAGTCCATAAGATTTGCGACACGATTCGTGAATGCGGTTTCGGTTTGCATCGCTATCTCGGCAGCGGGTTTCGGGAAAAAGTCTATGAACGCGGGATGATTCACCGCATGACCAAAGCGGGATTGGCCATTCGCGTTCAGCTGCAAGTCAAAATATTCGACGAAGACGGAACGGAACTCATCGAAGAAACCATGGACCTGATCGTTGAAAACGTATTGATCCTAGAACGGAAGGCTGTCCGAGAAACTTCCGATGCCGACGTCGCCCAACTCCTCGGTTATCTCAAAGCCACCAACTTCCGCCACGGCCTCCTGATCAACTTCGGCAACAGCAGATTCTTCATCAAGAAATATGTCATGTAG